A single Roseomonas gilardii DNA region contains:
- a CDS encoding dihydrodipicolinate synthase family protein has protein sequence MSTTLDKPATAPAGTFRGPTGVFSAALTPLDADLAPDHATFVEHARWLLEEGCDGIALLGTTGEANSFSVGERKALLEAAVDAGIAPERLLPGTGVAALTEAVELTRHALSLGVRTVVMLPPFYYKNVSDDGVFAAYAEVIERVGDARLRVVLYHIPQMSAVPLSHALIERLIARFPDIVVGIKDSAGDIGNMLAMVERFPGFSVLAGADPLLLPLRRQGGAGCITATSNLVARDLAFIYRHALDESRAGEVELAQQRVVAMRNRASRFAQMASLKMLTAQRTGHEGWARMRPPLLALDAAEKASLLSA, from the coding sequence ATGAGCACCACTCTCGACAAGCCCGCCACGGCCCCCGCCGGAACCTTCCGGGGGCCGACCGGCGTGTTCAGCGCCGCGCTCACACCGCTGGACGCCGACCTGGCGCCGGACCACGCAACCTTCGTCGAACATGCACGTTGGCTGCTGGAGGAAGGCTGCGACGGCATCGCCCTGCTCGGCACCACGGGCGAGGCCAACTCCTTCTCGGTCGGTGAGCGCAAGGCTTTGCTGGAGGCCGCGGTCGACGCCGGCATCGCGCCGGAACGCCTGCTGCCCGGAACCGGCGTCGCTGCCCTGACTGAAGCGGTGGAGCTGACCCGCCACGCCCTGTCCCTGGGCGTGCGGACCGTGGTGATGCTGCCGCCCTTCTACTACAAGAACGTCTCGGATGACGGTGTGTTCGCAGCCTATGCCGAGGTGATCGAGCGCGTTGGCGACGCGCGGCTGCGCGTCGTGCTCTACCACATCCCGCAGATGTCGGCCGTCCCGCTCTCCCATGCCTTGATCGAACGCCTGATCGCCCGCTTCCCGGACATCGTGGTCGGTATCAAGGATTCCGCCGGCGACATCGGCAACATGCTGGCCATGGTGGAACGCTTCCCGGGCTTCTCGGTCCTGGCAGGCGCCGACCCGTTGCTGTTGCCGCTGCGCCGCCAGGGCGGCGCGGGCTGCATCACCGCCACTTCCAACCTCGTCGCCCGGGACCTGGCCTTCATCTACCGCCATGCCCTCGACGAGAGCCGCGCCGGCGAGGTCGAATTGGCGCAGCAACGCGTGGTGGCCATGCGCAACCGCGCCTCGCGCTTCGCACAAATGGCTTCGCTGAAGATGCTCACGGCGCAGCGGACCGGTCACGAGGGCTGGGCCCGGATGCGGCCGCCGCTCCTGGCCCTCGACGCCGCGGAGAAGGCCTCGCTGCTGAGCGCCTGA
- a CDS encoding sialidase family protein, with protein sequence MIRTNESGRLDLGEVGHVRPAEGDPTRREAFLPPATVQSHAANLMPLPDGALGCVWFGGTQEGVPDICAYFSRLERGSDQWSAPVRLSEDPTKSEQNPLLFPAPDGTLWLIWTAQISGNQDTAIVRKRISTDNGRSWGPIETLFGPRPGGGTFMRQPVVVLDNGDWLLPVWICTSTPGKKWVGDDDTSAVMISSDQGRSWTEVAVPDSLGCVHMSIVDLRDGTLAAFYRSRWADSVYVSRSHDNGRSWTAPRPTELPNNNSSIQVTRLENGHLAMVLNESSAADATERRLSLYDDIEDDSDDGKIVAPIDHSRRSTFWGVPRAPMTVAISEDGGRTWPVRRNLETGDGYCMTNNSREGLNREFSYPSIVQGPDGRLHIAYTVYRQAIKYVTVTEDWIRSNDA encoded by the coding sequence ATGATACGGACGAACGAGAGTGGCAGGCTTGACCTGGGCGAGGTCGGCCACGTGCGCCCCGCCGAGGGGGACCCGACAAGGCGGGAGGCCTTCCTGCCGCCCGCCACGGTACAGAGCCACGCCGCCAACCTGATGCCCCTGCCGGATGGCGCGCTGGGCTGCGTCTGGTTCGGCGGCACTCAGGAAGGCGTGCCGGATATCTGCGCCTATTTCTCCCGCCTTGAACGCGGCTCGGACCAGTGGTCGGCGCCGGTGCGGCTGTCGGAGGACCCGACCAAATCGGAGCAGAATCCGCTCCTCTTCCCCGCGCCCGACGGTACGCTCTGGCTGATCTGGACGGCGCAGATCTCCGGCAACCAAGACACCGCGATCGTCCGCAAGCGTATCTCCACGGACAACGGCCGCAGCTGGGGGCCCATCGAGACCCTGTTTGGCCCCCGCCCTGGCGGTGGTACCTTCATGCGCCAGCCGGTCGTGGTGCTCGACAACGGCGACTGGCTGCTCCCGGTCTGGATCTGCACCAGCACGCCGGGCAAGAAATGGGTCGGCGACGACGACACCAGCGCGGTGATGATCTCCTCCGACCAGGGGCGGAGCTGGACCGAGGTCGCCGTGCCGGACAGCCTCGGCTGCGTGCACATGAGCATCGTGGACCTGCGCGACGGCACGCTGGCCGCCTTCTACCGCAGCCGCTGGGCCGATAGCGTCTACGTTTCCCGCTCGCACGACAACGGGCGGAGCTGGACGGCACCGCGGCCGACCGAGCTGCCCAACAACAATTCCTCGATCCAGGTGACGCGGCTGGAGAACGGCCACCTCGCCATGGTGCTCAACGAGAGCAGCGCGGCGGACGCCACCGAGCGCCGCCTCTCCCTCTACGACGACATCGAGGATGACAGCGACGACGGCAAGATCGTGGCGCCGATCGACCACAGCCGCCGCAGCACCTTCTGGGGCGTGCCCCGTGCGCCGATGACGGTAGCGATCTCCGAGGATGGCGGCCGGACCTGGCCGGTCCGGCGCAACCTCGAAACCGGCGACGGCTATTGCATGACCAACAACTCGCGCGAGGGGCTGAACCGCGAGTTCTCCTACCCCAGCATCGTTCAGGGCCCCGATGGCCGCCTGCACATCGCCTACACCGTCTACCGGCAAGCCATCAAATACGTGACCGTCACCGAGGACTGGATCAGGAGCAACGACGCATGA